In the Terriglobales bacterium genome, one interval contains:
- a CDS encoding Ig-like domain-containing protein, whose product MSQTKHWRDWRNVLCILLIGLSTNGAWAQGKAVGPARFSLSPASPQPIPNGKSLKLAVLKSFFRNSSQTTNVRDVSSRVAWSSSDPTTISVSSHGLAIAHQPSGTVTITATIKGIGTPTQLTMMLTAAPAVLSFISINNFNSSVTVTGTLAYTATQHYSDGTTPPFPSPVTWGVVNNVAGSGQATIISTGNATGTATGTVAGVVKVTATFDPGTGPVTGATYLNVGLTAISISPLSPPATPPSVPKGDLQTFSALGTFGAGSLNVTSYVRWSSATGSVAGITSASASCTSLCTTGGIASTHATGTTDITAISGLITSNVVTLTVTPAVVASIVISPSTCTPSNVPRGNSCQFTALAFYSDQTTSSLPSTGSWNSTNAGCAAIDPSTGLATTLSSVPNPCNTNITATYTNTNPPNNLVTSNLIVLTVTAHVLKSISVSPATPTQPKGTFQQFTVRAHYTDGTVTVPNSGAGSPVWASSNTSVATIGSTSGLASTTNSAIGTTNIGATYNGFQAFTVFTVTSAALNSITVTAVSPVPTNPPSSNTTIPIAGTQQFQAIGNYSDNTHPDITSFVNWSSTDATVATINDPNSPGEATGVTAGTVTITATDPTSGKAGSASPPLTVITVSSISVNPPSANISPGSQQQFSATANYGGTTQLLTAFGPAWSSNHVNVATVDQNGLATAVSGGSATITATLGSVSCPSGGGNCGALTVNPAVLQSITVSCDPNNPCTGSGEPLLSLGQTEQMVATGNYSDGSSQDLTQDTHLTWGSSSGSVATIDTTGFLTTKGLGSTNITAMCSSLCPGATSTVTGTLPLTVTF is encoded by the coding sequence TTGTCACAGACTAAACATTGGCGCGATTGGCGGAATGTTCTCTGCATTCTTCTTATAGGATTGAGCACGAACGGCGCTTGGGCGCAAGGCAAGGCCGTGGGACCAGCGCGATTCAGCCTCAGCCCGGCCTCTCCTCAGCCTATCCCCAACGGTAAGTCGCTTAAGCTGGCGGTTTTGAAGAGTTTTTTCCGGAACAGCTCCCAAACAACCAACGTGCGTGACGTCAGCTCACGCGTAGCCTGGTCCTCGAGCGACCCCACAACCATCAGCGTAAGCTCTCACGGACTCGCCATTGCACACCAGCCCTCGGGCACTGTGACCATAACAGCAACCATCAAAGGGATTGGCACACCTACGCAGCTCACTATGATGCTCACTGCCGCACCGGCGGTACTTTCGTTCATTAGCATCAATAATTTCAATTCCAGTGTCACCGTCACCGGGACCCTGGCGTATACAGCCACGCAGCACTATTCCGATGGAACGACGCCGCCTTTTCCAAGTCCGGTGACCTGGGGGGTCGTAAACAATGTGGCTGGAAGCGGGCAAGCCACCATCATAAGCACAGGCAATGCGACCGGAACGGCTACGGGAACTGTGGCCGGAGTCGTCAAGGTAACGGCAACGTTTGATCCAGGTACCGGTCCGGTTACCGGCGCCACATATCTGAATGTTGGGTTGACGGCCATCAGCATAAGTCCTTTATCCCCACCTGCAACCCCGCCTTCTGTACCTAAAGGAGACCTTCAGACATTTTCTGCCCTGGGAACTTTCGGTGCGGGTAGCTTGAATGTCACCAGCTACGTCAGATGGTCCTCGGCGACTGGCAGCGTCGCCGGAATCACCAGTGCATCGGCAAGCTGCACCAGCCTGTGTACCACCGGTGGAATCGCCTCTACCCACGCAACCGGTACGACGGATATCACAGCAATTTCCGGACTCATTACTTCCAACGTTGTCACGTTGACAGTTACTCCTGCAGTTGTGGCTTCCATCGTTATCTCTCCTTCCACTTGCACGCCAAGCAATGTCCCGCGCGGAAACAGTTGCCAGTTTACGGCGCTGGCGTTCTACAGCGACCAAACCACGTCATCCTTACCTAGCACCGGTAGCTGGAACTCAACGAATGCTGGTTGTGCGGCAATAGACCCATCAACAGGTTTAGCAACCACTCTCTCCAGTGTGCCTAACCCGTGCAACACGAACATCACCGCGACATACACAAATACCAATCCTCCCAATAATCTCGTGACTTCAAATTTGATCGTGTTGACGGTTACAGCTCATGTGCTCAAGTCAATTAGCGTCTCCCCGGCAACCCCGACGCAACCCAAGGGAACCTTCCAGCAGTTCACGGTAAGGGCCCATTACACCGATGGAACGGTTACGGTCCCCAACAGCGGAGCGGGCAGTCCGGTGTGGGCTTCCTCCAACACCTCGGTCGCCACGATTGGCTCGACTTCGGGACTGGCGAGCACCACGAACTCAGCCATCGGCACGACCAACATCGGTGCTACCTACAACGGATTCCAGGCGTTCACTGTCTTCACGGTTACGAGTGCTGCGCTGAATTCCATCACCGTTACGGCGGTGAGTCCGGTGCCGACCAATCCACCGTCTTCAAACACAACGATTCCCATTGCAGGTACACAGCAATTTCAGGCGATAGGGAACTATAGCGACAACACTCATCCTGACATCACCAGCTTCGTGAATTGGAGTTCAACGGACGCCACTGTGGCTACGATCAATGATCCGAATTCGCCCGGCGAAGCCACCGGGGTTACCGCAGGCACCGTAACCATCACCGCCACGGATCCCACTAGCGGCAAGGCTGGATCAGCATCGCCGCCTCTGACCGTCATCACCGTCAGTTCGATCAGCGTCAACCCGCCCTCGGCAAACATCAGCCCCGGCAGCCAACAGCAGTTCTCGGCCACTGCAAACTACGGCGGCACCACTCAACTTTTAACAGCTTTCGGCCCCGCGTGGTCTAGTAATCACGTCAATGTCGCAACCGTTGATCAAAACGGACTGGCAACGGCGGTCTCTGGTGGGTCGGCAACCATCACGGCAACTTTAGGCAGTGTGTCTTGCCCCAGCGGAGGCGGAAATTGCGGCGCCCTAACGGTGAATCCGGCGGTTTTGCAGAGCATTACCGTCTCCTGCGATCCCAACAACCCGTGTACAGGTTCAGGTGAACCATTGCTTTCACTCGGTCAAACCGAGCAGATGGTCGCCACCGGAAACTACAGCGACGGCAGCAGCCAGGACCTCACGCAAGATACCCACCTGACCTGGGGGTCCAGCTCGGGCTCAGTTGCCACTATTGACACCACCGGATTCCTGACAACCAAAGGCCTCGGCTCAACCAACATCACAGCCATGTGTTCAAGCCTGTGTCCAGGTGCAACCTCCACTGTCACCGGCACCCTGCCGCTCACCGTGACCTTCTAG